Proteins co-encoded in one Garra rufa chromosome 21, GarRuf1.0, whole genome shotgun sequence genomic window:
- the foxa2 gene encoding forkhead box protein A2, which produces MLGAVKMEGHEHAADWSTYYGEPECYTSVSNMNTGLGMNSMNTYMTMSGMGSTANMTAANTMNMSYVNTGMSPSMTGMSPGTGAMAGMGAGMTGMSAALSPTMSPMAAQAPSMNALTSYSNMNAMSPMYGQSNINRSRDPKTYRRSYTHAKPPYSYISLITMAIQQSPSKMLTLSEIYQWIMDLFPFYRQNQQRWQNSIRHSLSFNDCFLKVPRSPDKPGKGSFWTLHPDSGNMFENGCYLRRQKRFKCDVKKMSKEPGRKTSEGGSNSSSESCNGNESPHSNSSSNEHKRSLSDMKSGQGLSPDHTASPTSQAQHLLAQHHSVLAHEGHLKPEHHYSFNHPFSINNLMSSEQQHHKMDLKTYEQVMHYGYGSPMAGALSMGSMASKAGLDSPDTSYYQGVYSRPILNSS; this is translated from the exons ATGCTCGGTGCTGTCAAAATGGAGGGACACGAACACGCAGCTGACTGGAGCACTTACTACGGAGAGCCCGAG TGTTACACCTCGGTCAGCAATATGAACACCGGACTGGGAATGAACTCCATGAACACTTACATGACTATGTCCGGTATGGGTTCGACCGCAAACATGACAGCAGCTAACACCATGAACATGTCCTATGTCAACACGGGTATGAGTCCTTCAATGACAGGCATGTCCCCCGGCACGGGAGCGATGGCCGGCATGGGCGCGGGTATGACGGGCATGAGCGCAGCCCTGAGCCCGACCATGAGCCCCATGGCAGCGCAAGCGCCCTCTATGAACGCCTTAACCTCGTACAGCAATATGAACGCTATGAGCCCCATGTATGGCCAGTCGAACATAAACAGATCCAGGGACCCGAAGACCTACCGGAGGAGCTACACGCACGCCAAGCCGCCCTACTCGTACATTTCTCTCATAACCATGGCCATCCAGCAGTCGCCCAGCAAGATGCTGACCCTCAGTGAGATCTATCAGTGGATAATGGACCTTTTCCCTTTTTACCGACAGAACCAGCAGCGCTGGCAGAACTCTATCCGCCACTCGCTGTCTTTCAACGACTGTTTCCTGAAAGTTCCGCGCTCCCCGGATAAGCCGGGCAAGGGCTCGTTTTGGACCCTTCACCCCGACTCCGGGAACATGTTCGAAAACGGCTGCTATCTGAGGAGGCAAAAGCGCTTCAAGTGCGACGTTAAAAAAATGAGCAAGGAGCCGGGTCGGAAAACCTCGGAGGGCGGCTCGAACAGCAGCTCTGAGAGCTGCAACGGGAACGAATCTCCTCATTCCAACTCGTCCAGCAACGAGCACAAAAGATCCCTGTCTGACATGAAGTCGGGTCAGGGTCTGAGCCCGGACCACACAGCCTCCCCGACCTCTCAGGCGCAGCATCTCCTGGCTCAACATCACTCTGTTTTGGCGCACGAAGGACACCTGAAGCCAGAACACCATTACTCCTTCAATCACCCCTTCTCCATCAACAACCTCATGTCCTCGGAGCAGCAGCATCACAAAATGGACCTAAAGACATATGAGCAAGTGATGCATTACGGTTACGGCTCTCCTATGGCCGGCGCGTTATCCATGGGCTCCATGGCGAGCAAAGCGGGCCTGGATTCGCCGGACACATCGTACTACCAAGGTGTGTACTCCAGGCCCATCCTGAACTCCTCCTAA